In a single window of the Limnochorda sp. L945t genome:
- a CDS encoding type IV pilus modification PilV family protein has product MTGRARKPSGCQEDGVEGFSLIEVLAGIVIVAVALGGLYVLYSTIVRIDAHRRQLTEATATLTSTAEEIKSMPWEQLVRFPGEECPSTIPVPRGLALRCTRQAEPPETDLKTALLVRVTIEVRDQETGRLVADVTLLRAKEGF; this is encoded by the coding sequence GTGACCGGACGTGCTCGAAAGCCTAGCGGCTGTCAGGAAGATGGGGTCGAGGGCTTTAGCCTGATCGAAGTACTCGCAGGAATCGTGATCGTCGCTGTTGCCCTTGGTGGCCTGTATGTCCTGTACAGCACCATCGTCCGGATCGACGCCCACCGGCGCCAGTTGACCGAAGCCACGGCAACATTGACGTCGACGGCCGAAGAGATCAAGAGCATGCCATGGGAGCAGTTAGTCAGATTTCCCGGTGAAGAATGCCCATCAACCATACCCGTCCCTCGGGGACTCGCTCTTCGCTGCACGCGACAGGCCGAACCACCCGAAACTGATCTGAAGACCGCCCTATTGGTGAGGGTAACCATCGAGGTAAGGGATCAGGAGACGGGCCGATTGGTGGCCGATGTCACATTGCTCCGGGCCAAAGAGGGTTTCTGA